Part of the Pyricularia oryzae 70-15 chromosome 3, whole genome shotgun sequence genome, agtttggtcgttaccgcgtatggctccttcgtcaccatccgcaatttgtcatttacgcggatcaggatgcggttggacggctgttctgtcaaacgtttcggggcttgggagcggtcccggcccgattgggagggagttgcggagctgtcaggtgcattgccgggcgtcgtacgtatcgggtacgagcgcgtggccggggttaaaattcgcgttggggccgccgctggtggcgtggcggctcgctcggcccatgtgaccgatttgttagtgggcgtgcctctgcctttagaggccgacgacgccgtgcccgtcctcgtaattaaaatgctgcgcctttcgctggaactggtcggcgaacgcgacggggagcgcgaacgctctttttcagggagggtgcgactgaggaaccagccgctgatcacgtcgtcaagttcaagaacaattctcctaagcgcggcgtcctccggggcctgtaaactttcgagcttggctgcaaagacctcttcgagccagctgccgactgtttccacgttttccaactcctgctgcagtgttttgatggccagggccgggaggctggagtaccttccgcggccagccggctcaggcgcgttagcggtgcgcgtgtcgagagatacgtgtcccgactcggcctggccctgcggcaaagcctgcggcgtgctctgcgggcgcgcgcggcggtttgagacctctggtgaggccatgacgaccggcgcccggagggcgaaaattcttcagctgttaagcttattggtgtgtttgggtgtgaatcgctaacaaaggtgggtctgacccatgaatggtggaggatgcttgttCGGCCCTCACTAAATTGGTACGAGGAGAAAAAACAACGGATTTTGGGATCCGAGGCGTCGTTCCCCTTTGCTCCCGCCAAACCTACGCCCGCCTTTTTTTAACGTTTTCCTTCAACAGACTCACGTAATTTTGACGAAATTAACAATCCATACCAGGCAGGTATGTTTCAATCGCCCGATTGCGGTTTATTTATGGCAGTATATCGGTAAGCGAACAAACAACAAATAAACCCTAGCGGCTTAACTGGCAAGTGTAGCCGTTGATAAGCTCATTTACCAGAAATGTCAAATGACAATCATCTTCGTCAGTTTTAACCTTCACCGAACCATACTTCGGACTGTGCCATTCCACGACCTTTCCGGCTTTAACCCAGGCAAACGTCTCCACCCACGTATCGAGTGGATGACGGATTTGTGCGGGTTTAACAATAACAACATGGCATAGTGCCGGTTCTTTGCGGTTGTCTAGCTTGACTTTGGTCGAGGTGCTAGCGGAAAGTGCGATCCCGATATAAGGCAGGAAACCGGTGGCGAGCTTCATTTGGGCTATGAATTTCAAACGGAAGTGTTAGGCTGAAAGTAACGCAAATGGAATAAAGAGTAAAATTAGACACACCTGGTGAAAAGAAGAACTTTTAGAGAGCGCAATATATTTCAAAGCCTGAAAGCTAATTAGTTAGTGTTGTACTGGGGCGATGTGGGCGTAAGAATTTGTCTTCGTTTATATTCTTCTACAACGAGATATGATGGTTACTGTTTCAGTTTTATAGATTTTCTGATATTTTTAAACATGGGTTACAATTAgtattattattttcctcAGGAAACAGTATATTTAAAGTTTAAAGTCCCTAACATTTAATGGATTTATTTTTAAATTTAATTACTATGAATATGCGTCTTTTATAAAAATAGTACATTTTAATAAACATACctggttttttttaatttagaAAGTATAAACTAACTATAAATATATTAACCTATAAGCAATAATAACTTTGAAAAATGTAAATAAATAAACCCTTATATAATATTATATTTGGTACTTATAAGATttatgttacgatcaaggtatcggggtaacctgttcttagggtaaagtacagtgggttgaagcaactgagcgtctgactgggtaactggggttctcaatgactgggggtgaagttatgatcgttctcaagtaaatattgaggttaactagagtttgattgctgctaagcaatcctagaatcgaatctatctacatggtaataagcgtgccttatatagactatgttccgaatgtgatctccttGATCTCACTGGATCAGTGAGATCACTTCTGTTGATCTGTTGTGATCCCTCAATGATCACTGAGatcactctcttggcaatcacgtgaggtcacgtgattccttcttatgtaatcctctttctgccggtcggtgatttctctgggcgggtgtcgtcaggaggggtgtgaccccacctggcctccctggtaccggcccaactgtctggtcgtaacaattTAGTATTAGAGGAATGAAAGTGACGTTAAATATGTTACAGCCGGCGACGGATACGGGCTAGGCATACGTTAACCAGCAAAATACAGGGCAATATAATAGCGTATAATAATCCACTACAGCACTATAACAATACTATATAGTATTCGGACTAGAGACTGATCTTTAAGGATTCAGGATGAACCTGCAACCCTTTGGATCTAGGAGCCCCTATTTATAGGCGGCGTTCCTACAGCGTTTACGTAGCGCGAATCTAATGGTTCAGCAGAACCCAGAACCCAGGGCTGTATGCTAATATTAGGTACTGTCAAATCTGCACGTGACAAAATATTAATTGCAAATATATGTTCCTAGGTTACGTGCGCGCGACAAAACCTTGTAATTGGGACCGACGAGGTATTTGCTAAGTGCAGGTACTGCAGGATCTTTTGTACCATTGGCCTATCTGTTTCATCGTCGGGCAGATATGTGACAAAATATTTTACTATAAATACTCCTAGTCTCAAGGCTCACCCCTAGTCGCGCGATCCATAATTAAGCCGTGGTTGAATTGTGGCTTTGCTTGTACCCTCTGGGTCAAAACCAAAGAATTCGCGCAACGTGCATTGTCCTCAGTCTAGAACGAGCGCTTTCTTTTTGCACGATTTAATTGACCAAAAGTCCATGTGGCTGGTAACGTATATGGAGCGCTCGTCTCCGTTCGCGCAGCAAGGGGGTCTAGTCTGAGCACTGAGACTAGTCCACCTTGCGAAgcaaaggtacctacctagtttaGTTTAAGCACTAAGACTACGTCATAACATTAATTATCCCCTATCCTAATCTGACTGTGATTCCATCTATTCTGACTGTGCATCAGCCACACTAGCCACAAACAGCCACCAGCAGCACAATCAAATTGCCTATCGCAGCAAAAGGCCCACCAAACCCACCAAGCACCACCAGAATCATCATATTTTTCCACGTGCACGCGCGACCATGCATTAAAACCACTGCATTTTTGCATACACGCTCGCGATTACCACGCATTAAGACCGCTGCTCTGTATATAAATACGCTTCTGGAATTATTGGAGCTGTTATACTCGTATATAaatttaaaataaaaatgcaGCGCTTTTAATGCATGGTCGCGCGTGCACGTGGAAAGGTATGGTAACCTTGGTGGTGGCTTGCGCAGGTTATGTGGGGTGGGGTTGTGGCTACTGGTGCACAGTCAGAATAGGTAGATGTGATCACAGTTAGATTAGGATAGGGGTGACATCATCGCATCATGTCCCCAACCACACGACAGCTCTGCGCAGCTACCGGTACATGTTTCGCCCCAATATTCTCCAACGCACATACCACGTATTCAGCGTCGTCTGATTTACATATCGATCAGGTTGGATCTAAATTTGTGCagcttggcttttttttttgcgcatACGGTTACGGGTCCAGATCTCTTCCCATACAAGCTCCATAGGCCTGGCCATATTACCAAAAGTAGATACACCCAACGTCTGGCAAACAATCCAGCAACACTCCATCAAAGATTACTACCTAGCTATCTCTCAACCTCCTTTCGAGAAATTCCCCAAGAAGTCCCAAGAGTTACCAAGAATTCCACAAAACCAACCAAGTAGTTCCACACAAAGGGCCAGATCTGGAACGTCCACAAACCCCTCTCCCGGAAAAATAAAATGGGCTTCCCTACAGTCATCCTGTCCATCATGACGGGCGCCGTGTCCGCGGCGGCACTCTTCATTTCGGGATCCTCAATCCCTAGACTGCGCAAGTACGAAGACAAGGCCGAAAAGGCCGCCGAGTGGAGCAACATTGCCGAGGAGCGGCTTTGGAACACGCGGTATACTGTCGGCGCCGGCATCGCGGCTGTGAgtactttttttcccccttatGATCGCCCCCTCCCAATCCTGGGCATCTATCTCTTCTTGGTGTGTTTGTGTCCGTTCATCTTGGAAAGTTGGCAAGAAATTGGTCTTTTACTAAGAGCTAAAGCAAATACAAAAAGGCATTCATCTCCCTCCTTTCGGCCCTCAACCTGATCTTCCTCGCCAAGGCAGGATGGTCCGTCGGCCAGCCCATCTGGGCAGTGCTCTTGGCGGTCGGGATCAGATACACTGCCGTCTACATGCACGACTTTTGGGCCAGCAAACACAAGATACCAATGATGGGCGCATACAACGATGCCATATCGGAGCAGAAGAACGTTAGCGGGATGCTGGACATGGTCGCCGCCGGCTGGCTTACTATCGCACTGGTGAGGCTGTTGACACTTTGAACGCCGGGGACACAACGAGCGCAAATGGGATTCATATCTGAAAGATGTTGACGCAAAGTTTGCAATTGAGACAACTAAATGCCAGCTTAACAAAGACGTCACCCCTGCGAGGTGCGTATAAGAGACTAAGAAAGAAGATACATCTGAAAAGGGATATGTGTAAAGAATGTTGAGAAGTAAAATGTTGGGAGGGGGAAATATTTTTTCCCCCACCTCCTTGTGCCATGTTCAAATTCCAGAATGCGAATGTTGAATCCGCTCCCAACTTCTGTCCCGGAACCAAAAGCCCCCTATCACGGGCCTGGATAGCTCCAGTGTTGCGACTGCAGCTATAACCTGCAACTATTTACTCGTTTGGCAGACTCATTAGACCTGAGCCTCGGCGGTCTGCAAAGGTGGTGCAGCGTTGGTTCTCTTTTGCAAGCCAAGGCCAAGCTTGCGCTTGATGGCTTTCCAAATCTCGACCAGGCCGATGTAGACAGTCAAGCATGCAAACACAACGCCCCACTCCCATCCGATAGAATCGTGCTTGAAGATCAGACGGTTGACGTAGGGAATGTAGATGACTGGGAACATGATGACAAAACCAGCCATGACCGACCAGAAGAGGAAGCGGTTGTGCCAAACCGTCTTGAAAACGGCCGTAGGACCGTGCCATCCGCGCTCCGGGTTCATGTTGAAGAGCGATCGGGTGAAGTGCTTCACTTCCCAAGAGGTGACAAGCAACAGGATAGTCAGGGTAGCATACGTGGTTGAGCGTGCGCGGAAAACCACACCACAGGTCTCATTGAAGCCGTCGTTGCACCCGTGTCCCAGACCGTGCTCACCCGGCATGCCGTAGGCGACCGAGGTGAAAGCGGCCAGACAGAGACCGCCCATAAGAACACCGTATATCATCTTGTCGCGGATCAAATCCCACGTGAAGACACCGACACGAAGATCATGGGGCGGTCTAGTCAAGATATCGGGCTGCTTCTCTTCAATACCCAGACCCAGGGCCAAAAACGATGAAGTAATGAGGTTGACCCAGAGAATCTCAATGGGTGATAGAGGAAAGATGGAAACACCGGATGCATCCTTGAAGGACAAGCCGATGAGCAGAAGGATGACCTGAGAGATGTTGGAAATGAGAAGATGTAGGATAAACTAGAGACCATGTTAGTTTTGCTGATTGCAAATTGGTACATATGTGAACATGACTTACCTTCTGAATATTGTCAAACAGCCTTCTACCTTCCTCGATTGCAGTAACAATGGAAGCAAAGTTGTCGTCGGTAAGGACCATGTCAGCTGCTTCCTTGGCAACGTCGCTACCGCGCTCACCCATGGCGATACCGACGTCTGCAATTTTGAGAGCGGGCGAGTCGTTGACACCGTCACCCGTCATGACGCAGAAAGCCTTGCGGCGATGCATGGCCTCCAACATACGAACTTTGGTGGTGGGGCTACAGCGGGCGAGAACAAGCGGGAGTTTGGTCAATTGGTCAACCTCTGCATCGGACAAGGCGTCAAAGTTGGCAGCAGCCATAACAGCATGGCTGGGAAGCGGGTCCATGTCGTGAGACAGAATGCCGACTTCGTACGCGATGGCGGTGGCAGTCTTAATGTGATCGCCAGTGACCATGTGAACCGAAATGCCGGCTTCGCGACACTTCTGTACCGCGCCCAGAGTCTCGACACGGGGCGGATCGTACAGTCCGGCGAGACCAAGGAAGTGCAGATTGCATTCGGCCTGAGGTCGCTCGGAAAGTTGCACATCGGGTCCAACAGCCTTGCTAGCGACGCAGAGAACACGCAGACCCTGTGATGCAAGTTCGTCGGCCTTGGCAATGATTTGCTGCTTCACGTCGTCCGAGTCCTGGAGAAGAGGCAAGAGAGTCTCAACGGCACCCTTGGTGTAAACCGAGCGAAGATTAGACTTCTTCGTCTCGTAGACGACACTCATGAGCTTGCATGAAGAGTCAAACGGGAACTCAGCTACCATCCGGCGCTGGTCCTGTTGCATGAGATCGGCCTTGCCCTTACCGAAGCGCATTGCAAAGACTTGCAGCGCGATTTCGGTGGGTTCACCAACGGCAGTCCAGTTGCCGGGGGAAGAAAGGGTAGCAGTAGCAGTTGTGACGGAACCATTGTCCGTCTCGTTAGCTTTGCCGTCTGAGACGGTAGAGTTGTTGCACAGAGCTATTGACTCGCAAAAGTGAGTAAAGGCCGAAGACTGGATTGCTTCGGCAGCCTTCTCTTGGTCGATCGTCTCCCTGACCTTGACACTGCCGCTAGTAGGATCGTGAGAGTCCGTAGTGCCCTCGACGGATGCCGTGGTTCCGTTCGGTAGCCAGATCTTACGAGTGATCATACGGCCTTGGGTCAACGTTCCAGTCTTGTCAGAGCAAATGTTGGTGACACCTCCTACGGCCTCCAGGGCAGACATCTTGCGAACAATGACGTTGCCACTAGCCATGGCCTTGGTGCCGACCGCCATTGTAATGGTCAACACCGCAATGAGCGATTCAGGAATAACGGCCACTCCAACGCAGATACCGTAGATGAGTACCTGCTCACCAACCTCCCATTTGCTGGCCGAgaagacgatgacgacgagcaAGAGAGCAAGACCGAAAAGCAGCAGAGCAAACTTGCTCAGCTTTACTTGTAGAGGTGTTCCTTCGAAGCCTAGAAGGCGACGAACGCCGCGCTTGAGGCGAATCAGGGTACGAGCGAAGAAAGCCTTGTCATTAGCCGTGTCCTTCTTGTTCCGCAACATGTCGGCAATTTTGCCCACTTCAGTGAACATGCCAGTGGCGACAACGATTCCGGTACCGCGACCACGTGTCACTGTGGCCGCAGAGTATACCATGTTCAAACGATCGCCCAGGGGCACGTCGGCATCGTCGAGGACAGCCTCGGGGTGCTTGCTGATCGGAACGGACTCGCCAGTGAGAAGGGCCTCGTCGGTAGATAGGTTGATACCGCTGACCAAGCGAAGGTCGGCAGGAATAACATCACCGACACTGATCATGACCAGATCGCCCTTGACGAGCATCTCGGCCTTGATCGTTTCAATCTGTCCATTACGAACCACCTTACAGGTTGGGGCAGACAGGGCATACAAAGACTGAATTGTCTGTTCCGCTTTGTAGTCTTGAACAAGTCTGCAATTAAAAAGGGGTCAGTGACTGTGAAGTACCATGGACTTGGAATGAGCAAATGTGGCTTGTGTGGCAGAATACGCTTGCGGCGTTTACTCTTGCTTGTCAACCAATGATAGCTAGGGTGCTAAGCACATGGTAAAGTCATGCTCTGCCGTTGGCGCCCAACGGCCGAACCGGAAGAGCTAGTTTCAAGGACAGAAGAAAAGTTGGGATAAAAAGGTGGGATGGAGCAGTCTACTGCGCGCATGGATTGATACGCGACTCCAACAAATGCGACAAACTTACCCTACGACAATGTTCAGCACAATGACAGCTGTGATAACACCTCCTTCGATGTAGTCGTCAATGGCGAACGAGAGGATCATGACGATAAAGAGTACAATGGTCAAGCTGTTGGAGATCTGCCTTAGGAATATCTCCCAAAGGGATACTCCCTTAGCTCCCTCGATCTTGTTGGCGCCATCTCTGTCGAAACGAAGCGCAGCCTCGGCGGCGCTGAGACCATCTTCAATGTCTGTCTGGTAGAGTTCGGTGAGCTGCGAGATGGGCACGCAGTGCGCAGCAGTCCCGTGGCTGGAGAGGGCAACGACATCGTTGCCGAGTTGGGTCGTCTCAACAGTGCCAGCGGCGGTCGCGGATGAGCGCGAGGTCGTTGCAGTGAGGGGCACGAAGGAAGACGATGCGGTTGCGGCAAGGTCGGGGCGAGAGGCTTTGGCGGCAGTCTGAGGCTGCTGGAGCTTCTCTATTGCTTTTGATGGTTGATTTGAGGGCACATTTAAACCACTACTACCATTAGGCGGCTCGTCCTGCTCGGCGACGGTCTCCGCGGAATCGAGATTTGCACCATTCCTAACAGAATCGGATTTTCCCATCGATTCTCAAGCGGCTTTCAACTGCGACGGCGACGCGGGGGAAAGAAGAGCACTTTGTTTTTAGCAAAATGCCTAGGTTGTTTTGGTTTGGTGAGTGGTGAAGAGTGGGAGACTGCGACTTGGTGAGATGGAAGGAAGTAAAGGGTTTTTTTGATTTACTGAGCTTGGCTCTGGGGAATGTGTACTGCTTTAAATCAAGACAAACTGCACCTCGAGAGGGCTGTGGCGTGGGTAGGTCTTTCCAGAAACGGGGAGGAAATCGGTAAGAGACCGGCCGGGCTTCAAGGCAGTCTCTTATACCAAAATCGCAAACACAGCGGGCCCCCGCATGTCCCGGAGACCGGAGCGTTGCGATCCATCTCAGGAACCCTTACAACGCAAGACAACTTGGTCCCGTGCTCATCCAGGGAAAGCAACAATTAACCTAGACTGGACTGCGGATTGGTGAGCCAAGACCGCCGTTTACAATGAAAGCCTGGATATGGTTTAGCGCCATGCCGGGGCACAGTACCGGACATCTCACCGAGTTGCAGCCCAATGGAGGTCGGTCTGGACTGTTTGGAGAGAGGTACTGCCAATCTGGCCCTCTCTTGAAATGCTTACAGTACTGGCTGGCTTGGACCAACCATATACCTTCCCTTGGCAAACGGAGAGGAGGAAACAGTGCGACGTTTCTTTTTGTGCCAGCCAAGACCTCCTCCACTGCGTCATCGCCTGGTACGGAGATCAACTTACTAGGAGTCAAGAACGCTTGCTACCAATAAAGTTGTCGATTCATTCGCCAAGAGCCACGCTGGTGGGGCATAAAAGTGGCGGTGCATCAGTTTGTCACTTGGCGGTGCTTGGCTGGCAAACACTGGTTGCAGGCTACCGTTTAAATCGAGTCTATGACACTGTGGCCAACAATCAGCCAGGCTCTTTATGGTACAGAGCACCGTCCCTCCGTCGCCTGTGCCCTTGGTCGCCTTGTGACATTCCTTCCCGTCAATGTCGCCCCAAGTCGCCCTAGCTAACTCAATTGATGCGCGCGCGGGTAATTTGCGCCGTGACGCGTCCGATTCTACCAATCGCCATCTCCGTTCCCGAACTTTTTATCGAGTAGACATCCATTGTCTGCTGGCGCAAGATGGTCTCTTCTCATTGTTTGAATGCATGTTAAAATCCTTACGGCTATACTGTGTACTGATTAGCATTGTCCCCATTCTTTGATCTTCCTTGCCAAGCTACTACTATACTTGGTAGTGCTTATCTCCTCAGGTTTATGAGGAAACTTCTCTCTTAATTGGCTTCTGCAGCGATGCCCAGCTTTGAGTGTTCGTTCCAATTTGGTGGGTCTCAGAAGTCGATTGTGGCCGACTTGCATGCTGTTCTAATGTACGGCGTACGAAATAGGTGTTCTAGACTTGGGTACGCCGTAGTAGGCattgtaggtacctaactaCGAAATTACAATACTGGGGTACTTTGACCACATTCACAGTGGCGCACCTGCCTATCTTGCCCATCTGCTTTGGTGTCAGGTGGCAAGGCGAGCAAGGCTAGGTAAACACGTGGCGAAAACTGTCGCCTTTCCACGATGATATGATTAGCAGGGCGATATTTACGGTGTCAAGTGTCAAGGTGTTTACTGGGCAAGCTGGCGTACACACCCCAGGCTCAGCCTTCTGTGGGGAGCAAAGGGAGGTAACCGACCAACCAAAATTACAGATATTCGTGCTACGCGCTGGAGCCGCTCATTGGTCTTTTAGCTTTGCATTTCCCTCCAAGCTGCGGCCTCAGTATCATTGTTCATCCTCGCTGTTAAATAGGTAAGTACACAATATTTACTTTCATCCCAACACAGCTAGCTATATTTCCTTGGCTTCCTGGCAAACTACCACGTACCTTGTCCAACCAGTTCGGATGACATGGCCGCCATCTGACGTCTACCCGCAGGAACAAGACATGTTTCCTTGAATCGTCGAATTGACACGGTGAAGTTTTGTCCAAACGTATGATAGTGCTGCATCTTCCCCTCCCAGCCAAGTGTTTTCCCCTCATCGCACTTGATTCTGTCCCACGGGGAAATCGTGCGGACAAACTGCCAAGCGGTTGCCCACAACCAATCACCTCGTCCCGGATGTGCCACCGGCCCCGTCGGTGGATGCATCGGCGTCTATCGGAGGTCCAGACCGggggatctttttttttagacaCGCCTTGTCCGATTATTGCGGGACGGGTTTCGCGGGGTCGCGGGGTTCGACCTTGGCGACGAAGGGGCCAGTCGGTAATCGAACGGAGTAGCGCTCGATCTCCGACCACaaatgttttcttttggattTTGGAATCCAAACATTTCGCCCGCCAAGATGGTGCCAACGTGTCGCCAGATGAGAGCGTTTCCCACGTGGACTGTGGTGGGGAGCGTGTTGTTCTAGCCTAGGTAAATCTGCTGAATCTTAGCGGCAAAGACACACCAAACCGTTTTGCTAGCCCAAAATTTCTGCATCCGTAATATAGCTCCGTTACGTTCCTTCAGTCATCAACTAGGCTGACTGCTGCTCAGCCTCTTTCTTTGCCACAACCTCGATAAGAGCCATGCCTGATGCTACCTCTCGGTCATGAATTGTTACAAAACTTGGAGGCGAATGAGGGCCTTAT contains:
- a CDS encoding potassium/sodium efflux P-type ATPase; translated protein: MGKSDSVRNGANLDSAETVAEQDEPPNGSSGLNVPSNQPSKAIEKLQQPQTAAKASRPDLAATASSSFVPLTATTSRSSATAAGTVETTQLGNDVVALSSHGTAAHCVPISQLTELYQTDIEDGLSAAEAALRFDRDGANKIEGAKGVSLWEIFLRQISNSLTIVLFIVMILSFAIDDYIEGGVITAVIVLNIVVGLVQDYKAEQTIQSLYALSAPTCKVVRNGQIETIKAEMLVKGDLVMISVGDVIPADLRLVSGINLSTDEALLTGESVPISKHPEAVLDDADVPLGDRLNMVYSAATVTRGRGTGIVVATGMFTEVGKIADMLRNKKDTANDKAFFARTLIRLKRGVRRLLGFEGTPLQVKLSKFALLLFGLALLLVVIVFSASKWEVGEQVLIYGICVGVAVIPESLIAVLTITMAVGTKAMASGNVIVRKMSALEAVGGVTNICSDKTGTLTQGRMITRKIWLPNGTTASVEGTTDSHDPTSGSVKVRETIDQEKAAEAIQSSAFTHFCESIALCNNSTVSDGKANETDNGSVTTATATLSSPGNWTAVGEPTEIALQVFAMRFGKGKADLMQQDQRRMVAEFPFDSSCKLMSVVYETKKSNLRSVYTKGAVETLLPLLQDSDDVKQQIIAKADELASQGLRVLCVASKAVGPDVQLSERPQAECNLHFLGLAGLYDPPRVETLGAVQKCREAGISVHMVTGDHIKTATAIAYEVGILSHDMDPLPSHAVMAAANFDALSDAEVDQLTKLPLVLARCSPTTKVRMLEAMHRRKAFCVMTGDGVNDSPALKIADVGIAMGERGSDVAKEAADMVLTDDNFASIVTAIEEGRRLFDNIQKFILHLLISNISQVILLLIGLSFKDASGVSIFPLSPIEILWVNLITSSFLALGLGIEEKQPDILTRPPHDLRVGVFTWDLIRDKMIYGVLMGGLCLAAFTSVAYGMPGEHGLGHGCNDGFNETCGVVFRARSTTYATLTILLLVTSWEVKHFTRSLFNMNPERGWHGPTAVFKTVWHNRFLFWSVMAGFVIMFPVIYIPYVNRLIFKHDSIGWEWGVVFACLTVYIGLVEIWKAIKRKLGLGLQKRTNAAPPLQTAEAQV